CCGGCCCGGGCTGATGGCGCGGAGCAGGCGCGATTGCATCAGTTGCGAGGCATAGTCGCGCACGGTCCGGTTGGGATTGAAATCGGGAGCCAGCGCCTTGGCCACGCGATCCAGCTTGAGCAAGGTCTTTCCCAGCATGGCGAATTGGGGCGGCGGGCTCACGCCGGCTCGCTCCGATACCGTCGCGATGTTCAAGAACAACCGGCCCACCGCGATGTCCGCGGCCTTGAGGTTGCGGAACTCCGCCACCATGGCGGCCGTGAGGTCCCGCCACTTCACGGGGTCGAAACCTTCCTCGCGGCGGCCAAGGCGCAGGGCGATCTCCGCGGCGTCCTCGCCGCGCCCTTCGGCGATGGACACCAGCATATTCGCCAATTGGCCCTGCATCCGGGGCGGAAGATAGCCCACCATGCCGAAGTCGAGCAAGGCGAGCCGGTTGTCGTCCGTCAGGTACACGTTGCCGGGATGCGGGTCCACGTGCACCAACCCATCCAGCAGGATTTGCTTCATGAAAGCCTGGTAGAGCTGTTCGGCCAGGCGGGCGCCATCCACGTCCAGGCGCGCCAGGCGGGTGAGCTTGGTGATCTTCCGCCCGGCCAGATACTGCATGGTCAGCACCCGGCCCGCCGAATAGCTGTGCACCGGCCGCGGGATCAGGATGTCCGGGAATTCCGCCAGGTTGTCGGCCATCAACTCCATGTTGCGGGCTTCCTGGCGGTAATCCAATTCCCGCAAGAGCGAATTACGCAGCTCCGCCATCTGCTCGCGGAACCGGTAATGCCGGCCCGCCTCGGTATGGCGCTCCAGGAATCCCGCCACCTCTTCCAGAACGTCCAGATCCTCCGCTACGATGTGCCGGACATTGGGCCGCTGGATCTTGACGACCACCTCCAGACCGTCATGGGTCTCGGCGCGGTGGACCTGAGCCAGGGATGCGGCGGCCAGCGGGACGGGGTCGAATGCCCGGAACATCTTTTTGATCCGGCCGCCCAATTCCTCCTCGAGGATGCGTTCGGCTTCCTCGACGGGGAAAGGCGGCACGCTGTCTTGCAATTCCTCCAGCGACCGGAGGTACGGTTCGGGGATCCAAGTGGATTGGGTGGAGAGTAATTGCCCGAGCTTGATGTAAGTGGGGCCGAGCTCTTCCAAATCGCGGGCGAACTCCTCCGGTTTACCCGGTTCGACTTCCCGGGCCCGTTCTTCGGACATGCCGGGAATGTCCTGATGCATCTTATCCGCGAGATCGGAATGGCCGTATTTCAGGAATAAGCCCGCGATATCCTTATAGCGCTTCAGATGGCTGGCGGTCGGCATGGACTGGAATCCTTTTCAGGCGCGGGGCGCACCTTTAGGGTGAAACTACCTTCCCCCCGGTCCAATTCAAGCGATTCGGGTCTGGCGCTATTCGGCCAACCAGGCTTCGGCGTCCTCGCGGGTGGTCGACATCCGGATTTTTAATCCTCTATTATAGGCCGTGTTTTCAAGGAGGTTACTGATTTGGCCAGGTAAGGCCAGAACCGCGATCTTCATGCCACCTAGCCGTTTTGCGGCATATTCCCCGACAAAGAACTCGCCAATCCCGCCCAGTTGGATTTCCGCGCTCAGGGCATCCATGAGGCATTTCCGCACTTCCGGATTCCGGGAACGGGCCTCGGAGATTTGATCGATCAAGCGCAATAGGTCTGCCTGGTTGTACTTTCCGATGCAGGAAAGTTCCAGTTTATCGCCGGTTTCCGTCAAATCCGTCTCCATCCTCCCCAATCCGTTCTATTTACGATACGCCGACTTCAGGAATCCTTGCTATCATGATCGCGGTTTAATCACCACAAACCCTGGTTTGCCGGGAGATTTCCCCGAGCAATCCACCGTGGTTCCTCTTCCGCTGGTTTGCCAATTTGGCATTCTAGAGGAAAAGTATAGGTAATGGCGAATGTTCCATCAACGGAACATACGACCGGAATCCCTTCCATACCTTCTTTCAGGGGTTGCATTGCAGAGAAGAGAGATCGTCGCGGAAAATATCAGGCGCATACTCCAACGCAGGATCAAACTGGGGGAATTCTCCAGTATTGAGCATTTTGCCAGCTCTACCGGGGTGCCGAAATCCCTGCTCAGCCGCATCTTGAACCTCAAGGCGGATCCGAAACTGAGCTCTTTGGACAAGATCGCCAGCGCGTTGGAAGTGCCGGTAGAGGATCTGCTGCGGGAGAAAGCCCGCTAGCTTCGGCGGTTGGACCATCTGCCGCTACAGGGAAACCCGGGTAGCGGAGATGTTACTCCGGCCCGAAACTTTCCAGCTTCAGGATGGGCGCTCCGGCGTTCCTGGAAGCGGCCAGATCCACGCCGAAAACCGCCGCCCAATCGTTGCGGCCTTCCGCATCCTGTAGGGCTTGAGCTACGCTCCAGAAGCCCGCGCCGGCTGAAGCATCCACCCGGGTATGTCGGGCCGCTCGACCTTCGGGATCGAGACGGAACATGCCGTGCTCCGAACGATAGGTCTCCAAGGCCTTGCGTAAAGAGTCGGCGGTCCAAGGAGCTCCCGCTCCTTGAGCGCCCGCTTCAGGAGCCCCTTCCGACAGGGATTCCAATGCGCCCGCGTAGTCGAGGCGGGCCAGGCTGGACAAGAAGCTGAGGACGCGCGCGCGGATGGATGCGGTGAAGGTCGCGGTATCGGCGGTGACGTCTCTGGCCGCGGCCCGGGCGGCCTCTTCGGCGCCCGGGGGCTTGGGCTCTCCGCGCTCGCCGGAGATATAAGCCGGATCGCGCATGCGCTCCCATTCGTCCAGCAGGCTGGAATCGATGCGCCGCACCAGATCCCCGAAATAAACCTCCATCTCGCGGATGGCTTCGGTCTTGGCCGCGGCGGGAAGCGTATTGGCCAAAACCTTGTAGACGCCGTTCAGATGCCGGAGCAGTAAGCCTTCGGAGCGCTCGAGTCCGTAGCGTTTCACGTAACCGGAGAAGGTGTAGTAGCCTTCGAGCATCTCGCGCGCGATGGACTTGGGCCGGATGTTTTCGCCGCCCACCCAGGGGTGCTTTTCGGCGAAGGCGTTGAAGTTCGCGTAGACGAACTCGCGCAGGGGCTTGGGGTACTCCATGGCGTCCAACTCTTGCACGCGCTGATCGAACTCGACCCCTTGGGCCTTCAGCTCGGCCATGCGTTCGGTCTTGAGCATATCGAGCTGCTTGCGCAGGATGAGATCGGGATTCTCCAGGATGGATTCGGCCAAGGTGAGCACGTCCAGCGGATACTCCGGCGCTTCCGCGTCCAGCAGGGGCAGGGTGTCGATGAGGAAAAGCGAGAGGGACTGATCGAGGGAGAAGTTGTCCTGCAAGTCCACGTTGACGCGCAGCCTGGCCCAAGGAGCGTGGCGTTCGGCGATGGGAACGATCGCGACGATCTTGCGATCGACCAGGGCGCGGAAGAGCTGGAAGGCCCGCGCTTTGTGGGCCGCCTTGTCCTTGGGCGTTTCATGGCTGCTGGCGATGATCGCGCGCAAGGCGCGGCAACCGTCTTCGCCGGGGCGCGAGAGCACGTTCAGGAGCATCCCGTGGGATACCTGGAAACGGGAGACCAGGCGCTCGGGCTGGGCGGTGATCATGCGCTCGAAGATGGCCTTGTCCCAAGGCACGTAGCCTTTTTCGGGCGGCTGCCGCTTCACGAACTTGCGCCCGCTCTGCGCGCTCTTGGCCGCCAGCTTGAGGTTCTCGACCACGTGCTCGGGCGCCTGCGCGCCCACGAAGCCGACGTTGTCGAACCCCTTGCGCCCCGCGCGTCCGGAGATCTGGTGGAAGTCCCGCGCGGTGAGCAGAGCCGTCTTGTCTCCCGAGTATTTGCAGAGTTGGGTGAATAGCACGGTGCGGATGGGCACGTTCACGCCCACGCCCAGGGTATCGGTGCCGCAGATGACCTTGAGCAGGCTCTGCTGCGCCAGCTTCTCGACCAGGATGCGGTACTTGGGCAAAAGGCCCGCATGATGCAGTCCGATGCCCTGGCGCAGCCAGCGCTTGAGATCGGGGCCGTACGGGCTGGAGAAACGGAAGCCCTCCAGCGCCGCGGCCAGCGCGGCCTTTTCCTCCTTGGTACAGAGATCGAGGCTGGTGAAGCTTTGCGCGTTCTTAGCCGCGTCGGCCTGGGTGAAATGCACCACGTAGACGGGAGCCTTGCCTTCATTGGCGAAGCGCAACACGGTCTCGGGCAGGGCGCTCTCGCACCACTGGAAATGCAGGGGCACCGGCCGGTCCTGGGATCGGACGGCCACCGTGGGTCGGCCGGTGAGGTCGGTGAGCGCCTTTTCGAAGAAGGCGGTGTCCCCCAGGGTGGCGGACATGAGGAGGAAGCGGGCGCGCTTCAGGATCAGCAAAGGCGTTTGCCATGCCACCCCACGGTCGCGATCGGAATAGTAATGGAATTCGTCCATGACCACGTCGGCCATGGGGCAGGCTTCGCCTTCGGAGAGGGCCATATTGGCGAGGATCTCGGCGGTGCAGCATAGGATGGGCGCGTCCCGGTTGACGGTGGCGTCGCCGGTGGAGAGCCCTACGTTCTCGGGCCCGAACTCCTTGCAGAGGGCGAGCCACTTCTCGTTGACCAGGGCCTTGATGGGGCAGGTATAGACGGAACGGCGCCCTTGGGCCAGGGCCTGGAAATGCAGGACGGAAGCCACCAGGGACTTGCCCGACCCGGTCGGGGTGTTGAGGATGACGTTCTTGCCTTCGAAGAGCTCGAGCACGGCGGCCTCTTGGGCCGGGTACAGGGTGAGGCCCTTGAGCCGGGCCCAATCGAGAAAGGATTCCAGGAGGAAGCCGGTATCGGCCCGGTATTCGGGGGAAAGGGAGGTAAGGATATCGCGGAAGGTGGGGGCCAGTGGCATCGGGGCAAAGATAGGTCACCATTCGATCTGTTCCCATTAAAGGCGCGAAAGGGGTCAGAACTGGCGTTGGAAAATCATCCCTGTCCTCCTATCATTTCCGCTTCCAAATCGATTCCTGATGATAGGAGCCGACCTGTAACCAGATGGGATTGAACGGACGATGAGCGCCCAGAGTATTCAAAGCCAAGACATAAGCATCGCGGACGTATTCCAAGGATTTTATTCGGTTCCCGAATATCAGCGCGAATTTGTTTGGCAGTCGGAGCAGGTGGAACTGCTACTCTCCGACATACACGGCGAAATGAGCGGCTCGAATCCGGAATCGGCGGCCGAGTATTTCATCGGAAGTATCGTCGTCTGCCCGGGAAAAGATGGCGTTCTCGATTTAATCGACGGGCAACAGCGTATGACCACCATTTTCCTGGCGCTCTGCGCAATCCGCGATCGGATCAAGGAGTTGGGAGGAATGCCTCCGGGGGCCTTGGGCGCGCAAATCTCCACGACCTCCAGCGATGATCGCGGCCGCGACGTTTTCCGTGACCGCCTTGTCCTGCAGTACGAGGACAGCGGTACCGTCTTATTGGGAATCGCAAGGGAAATGGGCGAATCCGCGAATGGAGTCGTTACCCGTTCGATCGAAAACATCAAGAACGCCTACGCAACAATCAAGAGCTTCCTTGCTCAACAATTCGGATCGGAGACGGATGAGATTCGGCGATTCTACGGGTATTTTACCAAGAAGGTGAAGCTGATCCGCATCCAGACCGAGGATGTTGCCAAGGCGCTCAAGATATTCGAAACGATAAATGATCGCGGGGTAGGCCTCGATTCGATGGACCTGCTCAAAAACCTGCTGTTCATGAAAACCGTCCGGAAAGAGTTCGAAGCGCTTGGAAAAGTATGGAAGGAACTCCAGGACACGATCCACGACGCGCATGAAAAACCGCTCCGCTTTCTGCGGTATTTCATTTTCAGCCGCTTCAGCGTGGAAGCCCTGAAAGAGGATGAAACCTACGGTTGGTTATCTAAAAACCAGAAGCTATGCGGATACGAAGAGCATCCGGTGGCATTTGCCAAGGAGTTGCTGGACGCTGCGAAGGCATATGCGGGCTTCATGAAGGGGCGGGATCCCTCGGGGAGAGAACGCCCGGAATTGCAAAGCCTCCAATTCCTCGGGGGAAGCGCTGCCAGGCAACATCTCGTATTGCTCTTAGCCGGGCGACACCTTCCGGAAGGACTGCTTAGAATTCTGATTAAAGAAGTGGAAAACCTGTTTTTCATCTACGTCGTAAGCCGGGAGAACACCCGTGATTTTGAACGCAATTTCGCGAAATGGGCTCCCGAATTGAGAGCGGTCAAAACGGAAGAGGACTTACGCGATTTCCTGCGGCTC
This sequence is a window from Fibrobacterota bacterium. Protein-coding genes within it:
- a CDS encoding AarF/ABC1/UbiB kinase family protein, translating into MPTASHLKRYKDIAGLFLKYGHSDLADKMHQDIPGMSEERAREVEPGKPEEFARDLEELGPTYIKLGQLLSTQSTWIPEPYLRSLEELQDSVPPFPVEEAERILEEELGGRIKKMFRAFDPVPLAAASLAQVHRAETHDGLEVVVKIQRPNVRHIVAEDLDVLEEVAGFLERHTEAGRHYRFREQMAELRNSLLRELDYRQEARNMELMADNLAEFPDILIPRPVHSYSAGRVLTMQYLAGRKITKLTRLARLDVDGARLAEQLYQAFMKQILLDGLVHVDPHPGNVYLTDDNRLALLDFGMVGYLPPRMQGQLANMLVSIAEGRGEDAAEIALRLGRREEGFDPVKWRDLTAAMVAEFRNLKAADIAVGRLFLNIATVSERAGVSPPPQFAMLGKTLLKLDRVAKALAPDFNPNRTVRDYASQLMQSRLLRAISPGRIFHTALEANEFLQQLPGKLNSLLEMAVNNELRVRVETPGEDQLITGLQKIANRITMGLVLAALIIGAALMMRVDTPFRLLGYPGLAVLLFLGACVGGLVQILNILTGDKRRHRPA
- a CDS encoding helix-turn-helix transcriptional regulator, coding for MQRREIVAENIRRILQRRIKLGEFSSIEHFASSTGVPKSLLSRILNLKADPKLSSLDKIASALEVPVEDLLREKAR
- a CDS encoding DUF3516 domain-containing protein, whose protein sequence is MPLAPTFRDILTSLSPEYRADTGFLLESFLDWARLKGLTLYPAQEAAVLELFEGKNVILNTPTGSGKSLVASVLHFQALAQGRRSVYTCPIKALVNEKWLALCKEFGPENVGLSTGDATVNRDAPILCCTAEILANMALSEGEACPMADVVMDEFHYYSDRDRGVAWQTPLLILKRARFLLMSATLGDTAFFEKALTDLTGRPTVAVRSQDRPVPLHFQWCESALPETVLRFANEGKAPVYVVHFTQADAAKNAQSFTSLDLCTKEEKAALAAALEGFRFSSPYGPDLKRWLRQGIGLHHAGLLPKYRILVEKLAQQSLLKVICGTDTLGVGVNVPIRTVLFTQLCKYSGDKTALLTARDFHQISGRAGRKGFDNVGFVGAQAPEHVVENLKLAAKSAQSGRKFVKRQPPEKGYVPWDKAIFERMITAQPERLVSRFQVSHGMLLNVLSRPGEDGCRALRAIIASSHETPKDKAAHKARAFQLFRALVDRKIVAIVPIAERHAPWARLRVNVDLQDNFSLDQSLSLFLIDTLPLLDAEAPEYPLDVLTLAESILENPDLILRKQLDMLKTERMAELKAQGVEFDQRVQELDAMEYPKPLREFVYANFNAFAEKHPWVGGENIRPKSIAREMLEGYYTFSGYVKRYGLERSEGLLLRHLNGVYKVLANTLPAAAKTEAIREMEVYFGDLVRRIDSSLLDEWERMRDPAYISGERGEPKPPGAEEAARAAARDVTADTATFTASIRARVLSFLSSLARLDYAGALESLSEGAPEAGAQGAGAPWTADSLRKALETYRSEHGMFRLDPEGRAARHTRVDASAGAGFWSVAQALQDAEGRNDWAAVFGVDLAASRNAGAPILKLESFGPE
- a CDS encoding DUF262 domain-containing protein; amino-acid sequence: MSAQSIQSQDISIADVFQGFYSVPEYQREFVWQSEQVELLLSDIHGEMSGSNPESAAEYFIGSIVVCPGKDGVLDLIDGQQRMTTIFLALCAIRDRIKELGGMPPGALGAQISTTSSDDRGRDVFRDRLVLQYEDSGTVLLGIAREMGESANGVVTRSIENIKNAYATIKSFLAQQFGSETDEIRRFYGYFTKKVKLIRIQTEDVAKALKIFETINDRGVGLDSMDLLKNLLFMKTVRKEFEALGKVWKELQDTIHDAHEKPLRFLRYFIFSRFSVEALKEDETYGWLSKNQKLCGYEEHPVAFAKELLDAAKAYAGFMKGRDPSGRERPELQSLQFLGGSAARQHLVLLLAGRHLPEGLLRILIKEVENLFFIYVVSRENTRDFERNFAKWAPELRAVKTEEDLRDFLRLRIEPSKAALSDRFDDAFKRMSSGDLQIFRLRYILAKLNQYIEMKAYGETERTSWLRDYTDSEFQIEHIQPINPSSEAVEEFGVPADPGIINRLGNLVLVERSINGSLGNKPFSKKRPVYTQSKILFVHAISDRPKIGSNTSVDRAVRELEYFSDWNETSVLSRQALIGRLAREIWGLASPA